In a single window of the Gadus chalcogrammus isolate NIFS_2021 chromosome 20, NIFS_Gcha_1.0, whole genome shotgun sequence genome:
- the LOC130373906 gene encoding ELKS/Rab6-interacting/CAST family member 1-like, whose protein sequence is MDERTPMQSPTRAAAATQRENELQLLREAVQRLEQGPTFNKQIQERPEEKCTLNKEIQDLKDMLEVKERKVNDLQNGMENLQEQLRDKEKQMGSLKGRIKSLQADTSNTDSTLTRLVESVAEKEHIIQRLKEQRFQDDQGKGEELVASRTMLEKMKVEHKMALEETAARHEAQSMDWLREREALKAHLLGLMKELEENRQVAQQLSFNVGPQPQPIETRQDRRGTAPPGRAAQPRRRFRKVERRDRIRQFQEREDREHLIRKRNWLEVEKRRLDAECMELQFLERERQRIRFERRRERYGRERVELRRQQEQLRFGQDYRSGKRSYRFQGGHWPGRTNANTLSSHDPGCWSVRGAPSLHQSVEECGNPSQSQRPWRPRGQVVEAVYHRFSTDGASKNIGAN, encoded by the coding sequence ATGGATGAACGAACCCCGATGCAGAGCCCCACCAGAGCTGCAGCTGCCACCCAGAGAGAAAATGAACTCCAACTCCTCCGAGAGGCAGTCCAACGGCTCGAGCAGGGGCCCACGTTCAACAAGCAGATCCAGGAAAGGCCCGAGGAGAAGTGCACCCTGAACAAGGAGATCCAGGACCTCAAGGACATGCTGGAGGTTAAGGAGCGGAAGGTCAATGACCTACAGAACGGGATGGAGAACCTGCAGGAACAGCTTCGGGACAAGGAGAAGCAGATGGGCAGCCTGAAAGGGAGGATCAAGTCGCTTCAGGCGGACACCTCCAACACAGACAGCACCCTCACCAGGTTGGTGGAATCCGTAGCTGAGAAGGAGCATATCATCCAGCGGCTGAAGGAACAAAGGTTCCAGGATGACCAGGGGAAAGGTGAGGAGCTGGTGGCCAGCAGGACTATGCTGGAGAAGATGAAGGTGGAGCACAAGATGGCCCTGGAGGAGACTGCCGCCAGACACGAGGCCCAAAGCATGGACTGGTTGCGGGAGAGGGAGGCACTGAAGGCCCATCTGTTGGGTTTGATGAAGGAGCTGGAAGAGAACCGGCAGGTCGCCCAACAGCTGAGCTTCAACGTCGGTCCCCAGCCCCAGCCAATTGAGACTCGTCAGGACAGACGGGGAACAGCGCCACCTGGACGGGCAGCCCAGCCGAGGCGACGTTTCCGAAAGGTGGAGAGGCGGGATCGCATCCGTCAGTTCCAAGAGAGGGAGGACCGGGAGCACCTGATCCGGAAGAGGAACTGGCTGGAGGTAGAGAAGCGGCGTCTGGACGCCGAATGCATGGAGCTGCAGTTCCTGGAGCGTGAGCGGCAGCGCATCCGGTTTGAGCGCCGGCGTGAGCGGTACGGGCGGGAGCGGGTTGAGCTGCGCCGGCAGCAGGAGCAGCTACGCTTTGGGCAGGACTACCGCTCCGGCAAGAGGTCCTACAGGTTCCAGGGGGGACACTGGCCGGGGCGGACCAACGCCAACACCCTATCCAGCCACGACCCGGGTTGCTGGTCAGTCAGAGGTGCCCCGAGCCTTCATCAAagtgtggaggagtgtggcaacccgtctcagtcacagcgcccctggaggccaagggggcaggttgtggaggcggtgtaccACCGATTCTCCACAGATGGCGCCAGTAAGAACATTGGGGCCAATTAA